In a single window of the Ancylobacter polymorphus genome:
- a CDS encoding alpha-E domain-containing protein produces the protein MLSRTADNLYWLARYMERADCLARILDVTQRLAQLPAAYGGSTNEWRSALLTAGCAEQYKAVHGDEVTEQNVINFLAFAPENPSSIRNCFEIARTNARSVRTALTMEMWETINSSWLELKRYSTKNMTREELARFMSFVKETSLRFDGAAYRTMLRNDAFWFSRVGMYVERADNTARILDVKYHVLLPDSEHIGGPLDYFQWASILRSVSALTSFHWVYRESVKPWLVADLLILNAQMPRSLTSCYQNITRYLDDIANYYGRQGSSQRLARSTLTRLGNSRMEDIFQTGLHEYIDSFVTENNRLGSLVNEQYLL, from the coding sequence ATGCTTTCTCGTACTGCCGACAATCTCTACTGGCTGGCCCGCTACATGGAGCGGGCGGACTGCCTCGCCCGCATCCTCGACGTGACCCAGCGCCTCGCCCAGTTGCCGGCGGCCTATGGCGGCTCCACCAATGAGTGGCGCTCCGCCTTGCTCACCGCCGGATGCGCCGAGCAGTACAAGGCGGTGCATGGCGACGAGGTGACGGAACAGAACGTCATCAACTTCCTCGCCTTCGCGCCGGAAAACCCGTCCTCGATCCGCAACTGTTTCGAGATCGCCCGCACCAATGCCCGCTCGGTGCGTACCGCGCTGACCATGGAGATGTGGGAGACCATCAACTCCTCCTGGCTGGAGCTGAAGCGCTATTCCACCAAGAACATGACGCGCGAGGAGCTGGCGCGCTTCATGTCCTTCGTCAAGGAAACCTCGCTGCGCTTCGACGGCGCCGCGTACCGCACCATGCTGCGCAACGACGCCTTCTGGTTCTCGCGCGTGGGCATGTATGTCGAGCGCGCGGACAACACCGCCCGCATTCTCGACGTGAAATATCACGTGCTGCTGCCGGATTCCGAGCACATTGGCGGGCCGCTCGACTATTTCCAGTGGGCCTCCATCCTGCGCTCGGTGTCGGCGCTGACCTCGTTCCACTGGGTGTATCGCGAGAGCGTCAAGCCCTGGCTGGTGGCGGACCTTCTGATCCTCAACGCGCAGATGCCGCGCTCGCTCACCAGTTGCTACCAGAACATCACGCGCTATCTCGACGATATCGCCAATTATTACGGGCGGCAGGGCAGCTCGCAGCGGCTGGCGCGCTCGACCCTCACCCGGCTCGGCAACAGCCGCATGGAGGATATCTTCCAGACCGGACTGCACGAATACATCGACAGCTTCGTGACCGAGAACAACCGCCTCGGCTCCCTCGTCAACGAGCAGTACCTGCTCTGA
- a CDS encoding usg protein, with protein MTDHEGSSRGVASPAATEGAGGHVSADFRRQLEGYGLTTAHILYRMPDHPGILQSFLWQHYDLCPHFPELKRFLDFWARELEGPLHSVRVAHARLIGPAELRRVDSEFRLN; from the coding sequence ATGACCGATCATGAAGGTTCGTCGCGTGGTGTTGCGTCGCCGGCCGCGACGGAGGGGGCAGGGGGGCATGTCTCGGCGGATTTCCGCCGTCAGCTGGAGGGCTACGGTCTCACCACCGCCCATATCCTGTACCGCATGCCCGACCATCCCGGCATTCTGCAGAGCTTTCTCTGGCAGCATTACGACCTCTGCCCGCATTTCCCCGAGCTGAAGCGCTTCCTGGATTTCTGGGCGCGCGAGCTGGAGGGCCCGCTGCACTCCGTGCGCGTGGCGCATGCGCGGCTCATCGGGCCAGCCGAGCTGCGGCGGGTGGACAGCGAGTTCCGGCTGAACTGA
- a CDS encoding SDR family oxidoreductase, translating to MNADRIALVTGAGTGIGKAAALALGEAGFTVVLAGRRAAPLESVAEAMEGRGHPITADVSDPASVAALFEAVAARFGRLDVLFNNAGGWSPATPIEDVPLADWQHVVNVNLTGVFLCIQHAMRLMKSQDPKGGRIINNGSISAHAPRPLTGPYTATKHAVTGLTKQVALEGRAHNIACGQIDIGNADTDMAVKMKTGILQANGQIMVEPTFDPAHAGRAVAHMASLPLDANILTMTIMASSAPFVGRG from the coding sequence ATGAACGCCGACCGCATCGCCCTCGTCACCGGCGCCGGCACCGGCATCGGCAAGGCCGCCGCGCTCGCCCTCGGCGAGGCCGGCTTCACCGTGGTGCTCGCCGGCCGGCGCGCCGCGCCGCTGGAGTCGGTGGCGGAAGCCATGGAGGGCCGGGGCCATCCCATCACCGCCGATGTCTCCGACCCCGCCTCGGTGGCCGCGCTGTTCGAGGCGGTGGCGGCGCGCTTCGGCCGGCTCGACGTGCTGTTCAACAATGCCGGCGGCTGGTCGCCTGCCACGCCGATCGAGGACGTGCCGCTGGCCGACTGGCAGCATGTGGTGAATGTGAACCTCACCGGCGTGTTCCTGTGCATCCAGCACGCCATGCGGCTGATGAAGTCACAGGACCCCAAGGGCGGGCGCATCATCAATAATGGCTCGATCTCGGCCCACGCCCCGCGCCCGCTGACCGGCCCCTACACCGCCACCAAGCACGCGGTGACCGGCCTGACCAAGCAGGTGGCGCTGGAAGGCCGCGCCCACAACATCGCCTGCGGCCAGATCGACATCGGCAATGCCGACACCGACATGGCGGTGAAGATGAAGACCGGCATCCTGCAGGCCAATGGCCAGATCATGGTCGAACCGACCTTCGACCCCGCCCATGCCGGCCGCGCCGTGGCGCATATGGCCAGCCTGCCGCTCGACGCGAACATCCTCACCATGACCATCATGGCCAGCAGCGCGCCCTTTGTCGGGCGGGGGTGA
- a CDS encoding circularly permuted type 2 ATP-grasp protein, which translates to MSVAFDEMTNADGSIRAAYTALSRWLSDVPPDVLDMRRKEAEFIFRRIGITFAVYGDSDAQERLIPFDIIPRILTGTEWRRLSRGLEQRVKALNLYLKDIYSRREILKAGVVPEDLVYQNPAFRPEMNGQKVPHDLYVHIAGIDVVRVDAETFYVLEDNARTPSGVSYMLENREIMMRLFPELFADNRVAPVENYTDELLATLKSLAPASSSSDPAVVVLTPGIYNSAYYEHSFLADKLGVELVEGRDLFVRNDVVYMRTTEGPRRVDVIYRRLDDDFLDPLAFRPDSALGVPGLMSAYNAGNVTLTNAVGTGVADDKAVYSYMPDIIRFYLGEEPLLKNVPTWRCREADHLKYVLDHLSELVVKEVHGSGGYGMLIGPRADKAQIELFRAKLKQDPTNFIAQPTLALSTCPTFVEEGIAPRHVDLRPFVLTGADKVRIVPGGLTRVALEAGSLVVNSSQGGGTKDTWVLEES; encoded by the coding sequence ATGAGCGTGGCCTTCGACGAAATGACCAACGCGGACGGTTCGATCCGGGCCGCCTACACCGCCCTCTCGCGCTGGTTGAGCGATGTCCCGCCCGACGTGCTGGACATGCGCCGCAAGGAGGCGGAGTTCATATTCCGCCGCATCGGCATCACCTTCGCCGTCTATGGCGACAGCGATGCGCAGGAGCGGCTGATCCCCTTCGACATCATCCCGCGCATCCTCACCGGCACCGAATGGCGCCGGCTGTCGCGCGGGCTGGAACAGCGCGTCAAGGCGCTGAACCTCTACCTCAAGGACATCTATTCCCGCCGCGAGATCCTGAAAGCCGGCGTGGTGCCGGAAGACCTCGTCTACCAGAATCCCGCCTTCCGCCCGGAGATGAACGGCCAGAAGGTGCCGCACGATCTCTATGTCCACATCGCCGGCATCGACGTGGTGCGGGTGGACGCGGAAACCTTCTATGTGCTGGAAGACAATGCCCGCACGCCCTCCGGGGTCTCCTACATGCTGGAGAACCGCGAGATCATGATGCGGCTGTTCCCGGAGCTGTTCGCGGACAACCGCGTCGCGCCGGTGGAGAACTACACCGACGAATTGCTGGCGACGCTGAAATCGCTGGCGCCGGCAAGTTCCAGCAGCGACCCCGCCGTGGTGGTGCTCACCCCCGGCATCTACAATTCCGCCTATTACGAGCACTCCTTCCTCGCCGACAAGCTGGGCGTGGAACTGGTGGAGGGCCGCGACCTCTTCGTGCGCAACGATGTCGTCTATATGCGCACCACCGAAGGCCCGCGCCGGGTGGATGTGATCTACCGCCGGCTCGACGACGATTTCCTCGACCCCCTCGCCTTCCGGCCGGACAGCGCGCTCGGCGTGCCGGGGCTGATGAGCGCCTACAATGCCGGCAACGTCACGCTGACCAATGCGGTCGGCACCGGCGTCGCCGACGACAAGGCGGTCTACAGCTACATGCCGGACATCATCCGCTTCTATCTCGGCGAGGAACCGCTGCTGAAGAACGTGCCGACCTGGCGCTGCCGCGAGGCGGACCATCTGAAATACGTGCTCGATCATCTGAGCGAGCTGGTGGTGAAGGAAGTCCACGGCTCCGGCGGCTACGGCATGCTCATCGGCCCGCGCGCCGACAAGGCGCAGATCGAATTGTTCCGCGCCAAGCTGAAGCAGGACCCGACCAATTTCATCGCCCAGCCGACGCTGGCCCTGTCGACCTGCCCGACCTTCGTCGAGGAAGGCATCGCGCCGCGCCATGTCGATCTGCGCCCCTTCGTGCTGACCGGCGCCGACAAGGTGCGCATCGTGCCGGGCGGGCTCACCCGCGTGGCGCTGGAGGCGGGCTCGCTGGTGGTCAATTCCAGCCAGGGCGGCGGAACCAAGGACACCTGGGTTTTGGAGGAGAGCTGA
- a CDS encoding LysE family translocator: MPIETWLAFVAASAVLLVIPGPTILLVVSYALGQGRKVAFPVALGVALGDFTAMTLSMLGLGALLATSATLFTVLKWIGAFYLIWLGIKLWRAGGTASFGEARPAGSAFGMMAHAWVVTALNPKSITFFVAFLPQFLDPGRDFLTQLAIFEATFLTLAAANAFGYALLAGRLRGAVQNTRLVALFNRVGGSLLIAAGVATLAWRNAK, encoded by the coding sequence ATGCCGATCGAAACATGGCTGGCCTTCGTCGCCGCCTCGGCGGTCCTGCTGGTGATACCCGGACCGACCATCCTGCTTGTCGTCTCCTATGCGCTCGGCCAGGGGCGGAAGGTCGCCTTCCCCGTGGCGCTCGGCGTGGCGCTGGGCGACTTCACCGCCATGACGCTGTCCATGCTCGGCCTCGGCGCGCTGCTCGCCACCTCGGCGACGCTGTTCACCGTGCTGAAATGGATCGGCGCCTTCTATCTCATCTGGCTCGGCATCAAGCTCTGGCGGGCCGGCGGCACGGCGAGCTTCGGTGAGGCGCGCCCGGCGGGCTCCGCCTTCGGCATGATGGCGCATGCCTGGGTGGTCACGGCGCTGAACCCCAAGAGCATCACCTTCTTCGTGGCCTTCCTGCCGCAATTCCTCGATCCGGGCCGGGATTTCCTGACCCAGCTGGCGATCTTCGAGGCGACCTTCCTCACCCTCGCCGCCGCCAATGCCTTCGGCTACGCGCTGCTCGCCGGCCGCCTGCGCGGCGCGGTGCAGAACACGCGCCTGGTCGCCCTTTTCAACCGGGTCGGCGGTTCGCTGCTGATCGCGGCGGGCGTCGCCACGCTCGCCTGGCGCAACGCCAAATAG
- a CDS encoding outer membrane protein, whose amino-acid sequence MNRSLLLGAAALLATGTASFAADLPYPVKAEPVQVFVPAFSWTGFYLGGNAGYGWGDSKATDVLFFDSLGGVYTPGGLYAGNDVKFGNMDGWVAGGQIGYNYQFTNNVVVGIEADFQWTGAEDSRSFYATVDGPYYQTSAELEWFGTVRARLGYAFDRLLVYGTGGFAYGKVSGSTTVMGLNGAGAPDFTTAASGSYDKVNTGWTLGAGLEYALTDNWILRGEYLYVDLGDTNVTTYLAGAPGSYVSAKADLTSNIVRAAISYKF is encoded by the coding sequence ATGAACCGCTCGCTGCTTCTCGGCGCGGCCGCCCTGCTGGCCACCGGCACCGCCAGCTTCGCCGCCGACCTGCCCTACCCCGTCAAGGCTGAGCCCGTGCAGGTGTTCGTGCCGGCCTTCTCCTGGACCGGCTTCTATCTCGGCGGCAATGCCGGCTATGGCTGGGGCGATTCCAAGGCGACCGATGTCCTGTTCTTCGACAGCCTCGGCGGCGTCTATACGCCGGGCGGCCTCTATGCCGGCAACGACGTGAAGTTCGGCAACATGGATGGCTGGGTCGCCGGCGGCCAGATCGGCTACAACTATCAGTTCACCAACAATGTGGTGGTCGGCATTGAGGCCGATTTCCAGTGGACCGGCGCCGAGGACAGCCGCTCCTTCTACGCCACGGTGGACGGCCCCTACTACCAGACGAGCGCCGAGCTGGAATGGTTCGGCACCGTGCGCGCACGCCTCGGCTACGCCTTCGACCGCCTGCTGGTCTACGGCACCGGCGGCTTCGCCTATGGCAAGGTGAGCGGCTCGACCACGGTGATGGGGCTCAACGGCGCCGGCGCGCCGGACTTCACCACCGCTGCGTCAGGCTCCTATGACAAGGTGAACACCGGCTGGACACTGGGTGCCGGCCTCGAATACGCCCTCACCGACAACTGGATCCTGCGCGGCGAATATCTCTATGTCGACCTCGGGGACACCAACGTGACCACCTATCTCGCCGGCGCCCCGGGCAGCTATGTCAGCGCCAAGGCGGACCTGACCAGCAACATCGTCCGCGCCGCGATCAGCTACAAGTTCTGA
- a CDS encoding transglutaminase family protein, whose amino-acid sequence MRIHVNHATTYSYDPPANGAIQTLRLTPRNHDGQYVVAWRIDVSEGCQLRAHQDAFGNLTHTFALDGPISELRVLVEGEVETQDTAGVIRGISERFPPSLFLRSTDLTLPDTELSAFAESAGKGEGDRIARLHALMEAISEAMEFDADPTHASTTAATAFKQKRGVCQDFAHVFTACARHIGVPARYVTGYLVGDGAVAEQRAGHQAGHAWSEAYVDGLGWVGFDPVLSQCPTDAYVRLAVGLDYLGAAPVRGNRYGGGDEHLTVALKVDQSSRQVQG is encoded by the coding sequence ATGCGTATCCATGTCAACCACGCGACCACCTATTCCTACGATCCGCCGGCCAATGGCGCGATCCAGACCCTGCGCCTGACGCCGCGCAACCATGACGGCCAGTATGTCGTCGCCTGGCGCATCGACGTGTCCGAGGGCTGCCAGCTGCGCGCCCATCAGGACGCCTTCGGCAACCTCACCCACACTTTCGCGCTCGACGGCCCGATCAGCGAGCTGCGAGTGCTCGTGGAGGGCGAGGTGGAGACGCAGGACACGGCCGGGGTCATTCGCGGCATCAGCGAGCGCTTTCCGCCCTCGCTGTTCCTGCGCAGCACCGACCTCACTCTGCCCGACACGGAGCTGTCCGCCTTCGCCGAGAGTGCCGGCAAGGGCGAGGGCGACCGCATCGCCCGGCTGCACGCGCTGATGGAGGCGATCAGCGAGGCGATGGAATTCGACGCCGACCCGACCCATGCCTCCACCACCGCCGCCACCGCCTTCAAGCAGAAGCGCGGCGTGTGCCAGGATTTCGCCCATGTCTTCACCGCCTGCGCCCGCCATATCGGCGTGCCGGCGCGCTATGTCACCGGCTATCTCGTCGGCGACGGTGCCGTGGCCGAGCAGCGCGCCGGCCATCAGGCCGGGCATGCCTGGTCGGAAGCCTATGTGGACGGGCTCGGCTGGGTCGGCTTCGACCCGGTGCTGAGCCAGTGCCCGACCGACGCCTATGTGCGCCTCGCCGTGGGGCTGGATTATCTCGGCGCCGCGCCCGTGCGCGGCAACCGCTATGGCGGCGGCGACGAGCATCTCACCGTCGCCCTCAAAGTGGACCAGTCCAGCCGGCAGGTTCAGGGCTAG
- a CDS encoding exopolysaccharide biosynthesis protein — protein sequence MDHRSPRTSELLSAIVTAHSAERIGVGEIVHALRNRAFGLSILLLGLPNCLPMPPGLPVLCGILLCLVGGQMLLGRDELWLPRWLANRTISRALLEKIVNGSLKLIRRFESYSRPRLPYFSSPSARFVLGGLVVVLGLLLLLPIPIFGNLPPGIAVVILGLGLVERDGVFILAGVVATLVSFGVMGLLSWLLFQGALAVF from the coding sequence GTGGATCATCGTTCTCCCCGCACGTCGGAATTGCTCTCGGCGATCGTCACCGCCCATTCGGCGGAGCGCATCGGCGTGGGCGAGATCGTGCACGCGCTGCGCAACCGCGCCTTCGGCCTGTCCATCCTGCTGCTCGGCCTGCCGAACTGCCTGCCCATGCCGCCGGGCCTGCCGGTGCTGTGCGGCATTCTGCTCTGCCTTGTCGGCGGGCAGATGCTGCTGGGGCGCGACGAGCTGTGGCTGCCGCGCTGGCTCGCCAACCGCACCATTTCCCGCGCGCTGCTGGAGAAGATCGTCAATGGCTCGCTGAAGCTGATCCGCCGCTTCGAGAGCTATTCGCGCCCGCGCTTGCCCTATTTCTCCTCGCCCTCGGCGCGCTTCGTGCTCGGCGGGTTGGTGGTGGTGCTCGGCCTGCTGCTGCTGCTGCCGATCCCCATCTTCGGCAACCTGCCGCCCGGCATCGCCGTGGTGATTCTCGGCCTCGGCCTCGTGGAGCGCGACGGCGTGTTCATTCTCGCCGGCGTGGTGGCGACGCTGGTCAGTTTCGGCGTGATGGGCCTGCTCAGCTGGCTGCTGTTCCAGGGCGCGCTGGCGGTGTTCTGA
- the groES gene encoding co-chaperone GroES codes for MKFRPLHDRVVVKRIEAEEKTAGGIIIPDTAKEKPSQGEVVAAGPGARDEAGKLVPLDVKAGDRVLFGKWSGTEVKIDGVDYLIMKESDILGVLEGVAASKKAA; via the coding sequence ATGAAGTTCCGTCCCCTGCATGACCGCGTGGTGGTCAAGCGTATCGAAGCGGAAGAGAAGACCGCGGGCGGCATCATCATTCCCGATACGGCCAAGGAAAAGCCCTCGCAGGGCGAAGTCGTCGCCGCCGGCCCCGGGGCCCGCGACGAGGCCGGCAAGCTGGTCCCCCTCGATGTGAAGGCGGGCGACCGCGTGCTGTTCGGCAAGTGGTCGGGCACCGAGGTCAAGATCGACGGCGTCGACTACCTCATCATGAAGGAGTCCGACATCCTTGGCGTGCTCGAAGGCGTCGCCGCTTCCAAGAAGGCCGCCTGA
- a CDS encoding proteasome-type protease, with protein MTYCCGILVRDGLVMIADTRTNAGLDNVSTFRKLHVFEEPGRHVLALSTAGNLSISQAVISTLQEGLENPETGAKETLSTCTSMFRATQLVGRAVRHVYELYGAALKEADLRFDVSFLFGGQVNGGRMRLFMIYAAGNFIECTSDTPFLQIGEHKYGKPVLDRSITFETDLYDALKSGLISMDSTMRSNLGVGMPIDILVARRDGAQAELNYRIEPGEPYFHDLRERWSAALRAAHTSIPRPPYGR; from the coding sequence ATGACCTATTGTTGCGGCATTCTGGTGCGTGACGGCCTCGTCATGATCGCCGATACGAGGACCAATGCCGGCCTCGACAATGTCTCGACCTTCCGCAAGCTCCACGTGTTCGAGGAGCCCGGGCGGCATGTGCTGGCGCTGTCGACCGCCGGCAATCTCTCGATCTCGCAGGCGGTGATCAGCACGCTGCAGGAGGGGCTGGAGAACCCGGAGACGGGGGCGAAGGAGACGCTGTCCACCTGCACCAGCATGTTCCGCGCGACGCAGCTGGTGGGCCGGGCGGTGCGCCATGTGTATGAGCTCTATGGCGCGGCGCTGAAGGAAGCGGATCTGCGCTTCGACGTGTCGTTCCTGTTCGGCGGTCAGGTGAATGGCGGGCGGATGCGGCTGTTCATGATCTATGCCGCCGGCAATTTCATCGAATGCACCAGCGACACGCCCTTCCTGCAGATCGGTGAGCACAAATATGGCAAGCCGGTGCTGGACCGCTCCATCACCTTTGAAACCGACCTCTACGACGCGCTGAAATCCGGCCTGATCTCCATGGATTCCACCATGCGCTCGAATCTCGGCGTCGGCATGCCGATCGACATTCTGGTCGCGCGGCGGGACGGCGCGCAGGCCGAGCTCAATTACCGGATCGAGCCGGGCGAGCCCTATTTCCACGATCTGCGCGAGCGCTGGTCGGCGGCGCTGCGGGCGGCGCACACCTCGATCCCCCGCCCGCCCTATGGGCGCTAA
- the groL gene encoding chaperonin GroEL (60 kDa chaperone family; promotes refolding of misfolded polypeptides especially under stressful conditions; forms two stacked rings of heptamers to form a barrel-shaped 14mer; ends can be capped by GroES; misfolded proteins enter the barrel where they are refolded when GroES binds) yields MSAKEVKFAGDAREKMLRGVDILANAVKVTLGPKGRNVVIEKSFGAPRITKDGVTVAKEIELEDKFENMGAQMVREVASKSNDLAGDGTTTATVLAQAIVKEGAKSVAAGMNPMDLKRGIDLAVEAIVADIKKNARKVTSNAEIAQVGTISANGDAEIGKYLAEAMEKVGNEGVITVEEAKTAETELDVVEGMQFDRGYLSPYFITNAEKMRVEFEDPYILIHEKKLSGLQELLPVLEAVVQTSKPLLIIAEDIEGEALATLVVNKLRGGLKVAAVKAPGFGDRRKAMLQDIAILTGGTAISDDLGIKLDTVTLAMLGRAKKVVLEKENTTIVDGNGAKKDIEDRVAQIKAQIEETTSDYDREKLQERLAKLAGGVAVIRVGGATEVEVKEKKDRVDDALHATRAAVEEGVVPGGGVALLRALKALDGVVTANADQKTGVDIVRKAVQYPARQIASNAGEDGSLIVGRILEKSDYAFGFNAQTGEYVDMYKAGVIDPAKVLRSAIQNAASVASLLITTEAMIADIPKKGGAAPAMPGGGMGGMGGMDF; encoded by the coding sequence ATGTCCGCCAAAGAAGTTAAGTTCGCTGGCGACGCGCGCGAGAAGATGCTGCGCGGCGTCGACATCCTCGCCAACGCCGTCAAGGTCACGCTCGGTCCCAAGGGCCGCAACGTCGTGATCGAGAAGAGCTTCGGCGCTCCCCGCATCACCAAGGACGGCGTCACCGTCGCCAAGGAGATCGAGCTCGAAGACAAGTTCGAGAACATGGGCGCGCAGATGGTGCGCGAAGTGGCCTCGAAGTCCAACGACCTCGCCGGCGACGGCACCACCACGGCCACCGTGCTGGCCCAGGCCATCGTGAAGGAAGGCGCCAAGTCGGTCGCCGCCGGTATGAACCCGATGGACCTCAAGCGCGGCATCGACCTCGCGGTCGAGGCGATCGTCGCCGACATCAAGAAGAACGCCCGCAAGGTGACCTCGAACGCCGAGATCGCCCAGGTCGGCACCATCTCCGCCAATGGCGACGCCGAGATCGGCAAGTACCTCGCCGAGGCGATGGAGAAGGTCGGCAATGAGGGTGTGATCACCGTCGAGGAAGCCAAGACCGCCGAGACCGAGCTCGACGTGGTCGAAGGCATGCAGTTCGACCGTGGCTATCTCTCCCCCTACTTCATCACCAATGCCGAGAAGATGCGGGTCGAGTTCGAGGACCCCTACATCCTCATCCACGAGAAGAAGCTCTCGGGCCTGCAGGAACTGCTGCCGGTGCTCGAAGCGGTGGTGCAGACCTCCAAGCCGCTGCTGATCATCGCCGAGGACATCGAGGGCGAGGCGCTCGCCACGCTCGTCGTCAACAAGCTGCGTGGCGGCCTGAAGGTCGCGGCGGTGAAGGCTCCCGGCTTCGGTGATCGCCGCAAGGCCATGCTGCAGGACATCGCGATCCTGACCGGCGGCACCGCCATCTCCGACGATCTCGGCATCAAGCTCGACACCGTGACGCTCGCCATGCTCGGCCGCGCCAAGAAGGTCGTGCTCGAGAAGGAGAACACCACCATCGTCGACGGCAATGGTGCCAAGAAGGACATCGAGGACCGCGTCGCGCAGATCAAGGCGCAGATCGAGGAAACCACCTCGGACTACGACCGCGAGAAGCTGCAGGAGCGCCTCGCCAAGCTCGCCGGCGGCGTCGCGGTGATCCGCGTCGGCGGCGCGACCGAAGTCGAAGTGAAGGAAAAGAAGGACCGCGTTGACGACGCGCTGCACGCGACCCGCGCGGCCGTGGAAGAAGGCGTGGTGCCGGGCGGCGGCGTGGCCCTCCTGCGCGCGCTCAAGGCGCTGGACGGCGTCGTCACCGCCAATGCGGACCAGAAGACCGGCGTCGACATCGTCCGCAAGGCGGTGCAGTACCCGGCGCGCCAGATCGCCAGCAATGCCGGCGAAGACGGCTCGCTGATCGTCGGCCGCATCCTGGAGAAGAGCGACTACGCCTTCGGCTTCAACGCCCAGACCGGCGAATATGTCGACATGTACAAGGCCGGCGTCATCGATCCGGCCAAGGTGCTGCGCTCGGCGATCCAGAACGCGGCCTCGGTGGCCTCGCTGCTGATCACCACCGAAGCGATGATCGCCGACATTCCGAAGAAGGGCGGCGCGGCCCCCGCCATGCCCGGCGGCGGCATGGGCGGCATGGGCGGCATGGACTTCTGA
- a CDS encoding DUF2235 domain-containing protein, translated as MATDLRLGTGAGPLPAPARKRLILCLDGTWNTADTEEITNIVRLRDMLQPGIVDGVEQRIYYDEGVGTQGGLDKYIGGGMGRGLDVNVRQAYRFLSQFYESGDEIYIFGFSRGAFTARSVAGYIGAAGLLLRDNCTRENEEATWLHYRTDTKDRYPKDGLRLAELCHRDLRIRVLGVFDTVGSLGIPLDAADWLTGRRSKYQFHDTTLSSIIDHSLHALAIDEMRRFFPPSLWQVPQHANYTTVEQVWFPGVHSDIGGGYGEGGVGAVTLDWMLNRIDRLNANAVQASLTFRPGHRTAPSGTAPIAIHESRHGLRSIRSNWKPSLRVIAQQRPPDTGYTLAALPPHAKPLGEYVHLSALERLTGGKNAEGKAYRPRNLAFALEQFFAPAHVALDHPAVDLGFMGGHGPLDWLNDPSAFATLESALPPDHRPALATARANWAPPPPPP; from the coding sequence ATGGCAACGGACCTTCGCCTTGGGACGGGAGCGGGGCCTCTGCCGGCCCCAGCACGCAAGCGGCTGATCCTCTGCCTGGACGGTACATGGAACACGGCCGACACCGAAGAGATCACCAACATTGTCCGGCTGCGCGACATGTTGCAGCCCGGCATCGTCGATGGGGTCGAGCAGCGCATCTATTATGATGAAGGTGTCGGCACACAGGGCGGCCTCGACAAATATATCGGTGGCGGCATGGGGCGGGGGCTCGATGTCAATGTGCGTCAGGCCTATCGCTTTCTCTCGCAGTTCTACGAGAGCGGCGACGAAATCTACATTTTCGGCTTTTCGCGCGGCGCCTTCACCGCGCGCAGCGTCGCCGGATATATCGGCGCTGCCGGACTTCTGCTGCGGGACAACTGCACGCGTGAGAATGAGGAGGCAACTTGGCTGCATTACCGCACCGACACCAAGGACCGCTATCCCAAGGACGGTCTTCGGCTCGCTGAGCTGTGCCACCGCGATCTGCGCATCCGGGTGCTGGGGGTGTTCGATACGGTCGGTTCGCTGGGGATCCCGCTCGATGCCGCCGATTGGCTCACCGGCCGCCGAAGCAAGTACCAGTTTCACGACACGACGCTGTCGTCGATCATCGATCATTCCCTACATGCGCTGGCGATCGACGAGATGCGGCGCTTCTTCCCGCCCTCGCTCTGGCAGGTGCCGCAGCACGCCAACTACACCACCGTCGAACAGGTCTGGTTTCCCGGCGTCCATTCCGACATCGGCGGCGGCTATGGCGAGGGCGGCGTCGGCGCGGTGACGCTGGACTGGATGCTCAACCGTATCGACCGGCTCAATGCCAATGCCGTGCAGGCCTCGCTCACCTTTCGACCCGGCCACCGGACGGCCCCGTCGGGCACTGCGCCGATTGCGATTCATGAATCCCGCCATGGCTTGCGGTCGATACGCAGCAATTGGAAGCCGTCGCTGCGGGTGATCGCCCAGCAGCGACCGCCAGACACGGGCTACACGCTGGCCGCGCTTCCCCCGCATGCCAAGCCGCTAGGGGAATATGTGCATCTGTCGGCGCTGGAGAGGCTGACAGGGGGCAAAAATGCTGAGGGGAAGGCCTATCGGCCGCGCAATCTGGCCTTCGCGCTCGAACAGTTCTTCGCGCCGGCGCATGTGGCGCTGGATCATCCCGCGGTGGATCTCGGCTTCATGGGCGGGCATGGCCCGCTCGACTGGCTGAACGACCCGTCCGCCTTCGCCACGCTTGAGAGCGCGTTGCCGCCGGATCATCGCCCGGCTCTGGCGACGGCACGAGCGAACTGGGCCCCCCCGCCGCCGCCGCCGTAG